The Phycisphaeraceae bacterium genome segment CCACCGACGCCGCCACCGGCAAGGCCACGGTGCGGCTGTCGGTCCGGGAGGCCGGTGAGCACGTGCTGCGCGCCTCCGGCGAGGACCAGTTCAGGCAGATGGTGACGACGGAGGCGTCGATCCGCGTCGCCGGGTCGGATGATGCAACCCGTCTGCGCTTCTTCGCGGAGTCCGACGCGATGTCGGCGGGTGGTTCGCCCGTGGTGCGGCTGCACAGCATGATCGACAAGGGGCTGGCCCTGCTGACGTGGGAGGGTGAGTCCATTCTGTCCTACCGCGTCGTGCCCGTGCAGGCCGGGCACAACGAGGTGCGTTTCGATGTCGGCCACGACCTCTACCCCAACTTCGCACTGACCGCCAGCGTGATGGATGGAGCGCGGCTGCACTCGGCGCGCAAGACCTTCACGGTGGAGCGCGGGCTGCGCGTGAAGGTGCAGCCGAAGCTGGGCATGTACCCCCCCGGATCGACGGGACAGGTGGAGATCACGGTCACCGATCAACAGGGGCGTCCCGTGGAGGCGGAACTGGCCATGGCGCTGTTGGATGAGACGCTGCTGGCGGTGCATCCCGACGGCACGCCGCCGATTCAGGCCTTCTTCCAGAGCGGGGTCACGCGATTCGCGGACTTCCGCGCGGCGTCAAGCAACGGTTTCCGCTACGACGCGATCACCACGCGGGTCATCAAGGCGTACCTCGAGGAGGCCGACCGCCTTGTGCAGACGGAGCGACGACAGGAGGAGCTGGCGCGCGCGGGGGAGTCGCTGGAAGCGCTCAAGAGCGCGGCGCCGGCCGCCCCGCCAGCGGGACGGCCCGCGCGAGGCGGCGTCACGGGCGGCGGCTCCGGCGCCCCCGGAGCCCCCGGCGCCGCGGATGTGCTGCTCGTCGGTCGGGCGTCTGACGCGCGCCTGGGAGAGCGAGAGGCCAGCCGTCTCCTGCGGCTCGATGTCAACGCGGAAGGCGGACCACCGATGATCGGCGGGTTCGCGGGCGCCGACGATGCCGGCGGCATCGTCGCGCGACGCGACGTGGACGCCGCCGGCTGGTGGAATCCCTCGATCATCACGGACGCGCAGGGCATGGCGGTGATCGACTTGGCGCTGCCGGAGCGCGCCTCGTCGTGGCGGCTCATCGCCCGAGGCGTCACCGTCGAGACGCTGGTGGGCGAGGCGACCGGCCAGATCGTCACGCGCAAGGATTTCTTCGTGGAGATCAAGACGCCCCGTGCCGTGCGTGAGGGCGATCGTCCGCGCGTGCTGGCCCGCGTCCACAACCTGACCGAGTACGCCGGTCGCGTGGAACTGACGATGACCGTCGCCAGCGGGACGCGCACCATCGCGGAGCAGCGACGGTCGATCGAGATCACCAAGGGACAGGGGGGCGAGGCGCTCTTCGAGCCGTTCGAGACTCCCGCGGCCGGCGAGTTGGAGATCACGGTGGCCGCCCGCGCCGGGGCGCATGGTGACGCGGTCAGGCGAGCGCTCGCCGTGCTTCCGTGGGGCGTGGAGTACGCCTCGCACGGAGGCGGCGTGACCACGGGTAGCACCTCGGTGGCAGTGACCTTGCCGCCGGGGCTGCCGTACGCCTCGCGCTGGCTGATGGTGCAGGTCGGCCCTGATCTGGATCGCATGCTGCTCGACCTGGTGCTGGGCGGATCGTTCACACCCGCGCCTCGTCGTGAGGCGGAGCATGCGGGCGTGGCGTTTCCGCGATCCATGCCGATCTGGGGCGGCTTCGAGGGCTCTGAACTGCTCGCCGCCATCGCCGGTCTGGAGTACGCGCGGGCGGTGGAGGCGCCGGCAACGGACCTCGACCGACTGAACGCCCGCGTGCGCGCCCTGGTGGGGGCTGTGGTGGTCAGTCAGCAGGGCGACGGCGGCTGGGCGCTCACGCCCGGCGCCAGTTCCGACTGGTACGCCAGCAGCATCACGTACTGGGCGCTGTCGCGGGCGATGCGCGCGGGCGTGACGGTGCATCTCGACACGCTGGCCAGAGCCGAGGCGTACCTGCTCTCCGCCTACCAGCGCTCCGAGGCGGCTGACAACGAGTCGAAGGCCGTCATCCTGCACGCTCTTTCCGCAGGCGGCAAGGCGGACTTCAACCTCGCCAACGCGCTCTACCGCGAGCGGCAGACCCTGCCCCCGATGGCGCAGGCCTACGCGGCGCTCGTCTTCGCCAATCTCGACCGGCTGGAAATCGCGGCGGAGATTCTTCAGTTGATCGAGGCCTCGGGGCGGACGGTCGCCGAGCAGGGGCGCACGCTGCGATCGTGGTCGGCGCCCCGGGGACGTTATCCGTGGCTCCATCAGGAGGTGGAGACGACCGCCATCGTGCTGGCGGCGCTGATGCGCGTGAAGCCCGGCTCGCCGCAGGTGCATGAGGCGGCGCAGTTCCTGCTGCATCGGGCCGGGTGCGATGGACTCATGGGCGGGCGCGAGCGCGGCGTGGTGCTCAGCGCGCTGGGGGGCTACTTCCAGGCGGGCCGCTTCGCCTCCGATGATTATGTGCTCACGGTGACCGTGAACGATCAGCCGGTCGGCACGATCGCGCGGCGAGGCGCGGGCGGTATGGTCACGATCGACGTGCCCGCGCAGGTCCTGCGCGACGGGGCCAACACCGTGCGCTTTGACCTCAACGGCCGGGGCCGGTACGCCTACGCGGCGACGTTGCGCGGGTTCTCGTCAGAGTTCCGCGACAACCCCGGCGCGGGGCTTCCGCAGGTGGAATCGCGTCGATATGTCCACGCGCCGCTCACCTATCGCAGCGCACCCATCAATGCGGCGAGTTCATCGCCCGTCAAGCGCATCGAGGTCGGGCAGCGCGTGGTGGTGCGCGTGGACATGCAGAACCTGCACAACCCGCAGCCGCTGGTGGTGGAGGAGCCGCTGCCCGCGGGCATGACCTACGTGGAGGGGTCGCTGTCGGGCGGCAGCGTCTCGCGCGTGGAGCAGCGCGACGGTCGGCTGGTGCTTCACCTGCCGGGCGGCGCGATGATGCCGGACTTCTCGTACGAACTCGTCGGCTTCACCACGGGTGAGTACCGCGCGGCGCCCACGCAGGTGCGGGCGGCTCTGGACCCGTCGCGCCTGCGGCTGGGCAAGGTCGATGCGCTCAGCGTGCTTCCGCCGGGTGAGAAGTCGGATGACCCGTACCAGATCAACGATCATGAGCGGTTCGTGCTGGGCAGCGCGCTGTTCAACGACGGGCTGCTGGCGGAATCGCTGGAATATCTCTGGCCCCTCTTCGATCGACCGCAGAAGTACAGCGAGCGCGAGGTCGCCCGCATGCTGCTGTGGATTCACACCGTGGAGTATCTCTTCGACCCGGCCCGCGTGGTGAGCGCGTTCGAGATTCTCACCGTGCGCCACCCGGACCTGACGATTCCCTTCGACCGCATTCTCGCCGTGGGCCGGGCGTATCGGCATCTCGGCGAGTTCGAGCGCGCGGCGATCGTCTTCCGCGCCACCATCGACTCGAGCTTCCTCAACGATTCCATGGTCAGCGCGGTGCTCGAGGACGAGGGCCAGGTGCTCGATTCCATCGACTTCCAGGAGTCGCTCTGGTGGCAGTACCCCGACACGCCGGAGGTGGCGGCGAGCGCCTTCGCGCTGTCTCAGCAGTTGTACGCGCTGTCGCAGCGCGCTTCGGAGTTGGCAAAGGTCGCCCGACGCGTACGCGTGCCGGGACAGGCGGGGGCGAACGCCGCGGCCGATCGCCCCACGCGCGTCTCCCTGCTCACCGGGGCGGTGCGCCTGCTGTCGGACTTCCTGACGCGATACCCCGCCAGCCCGCTGGCGGATGACGCCGCCTTCAGCATGGCCAACGCCTTCCTGGATCTCAGGGACTACGACGCCGTGATCTCCCTCTCGCAGTCGTTCGCCAGGCGCTTCCGCGAAGGCGAGTTCGCGGGCGGATTCCAGTACATGACCGCGCTGGGTCACTTCTGGAAGCGGGATTACGAGCCGGCATTGGCCGCCGCGCGGGTGGTGGCCGACGGGGAGACCGCCGACCGTGACTTCGCGCGGTACATCCTGGGGCAGATTCATCACGCCCAGGGACATCCGGCCCAGGCCATCGAGTGGTACAACCGGGTGCGAGCGCTGTACCCCGACGCGGCGGAGGCCATCGACTACTTCGAGCGCAAGCGGCTCTCGCTTGATGAAGTGACCATCCGCAGGCCGGGCGAGAAGGTGGAGCTTCCCATCCGCTACCGCAACATCCGCGAGGCGGACGTGCAGGTCTACCGCGTGGACCTGATGAAGCTGTATCTGCGCGAGAAGAACCTCAGCCAGATCACGCAGGTCAACCTGGCGGGCATCGAACCGATGGTCTCGACGCGCCTGTCGCTTGGCGACGGCCGGGACTACCTGGACAAGGAGCGCGTGACGCCGCTGGAGCTGAAGGACGAAGGGGCGTACCTGGTCATCTGCCGGGGAGACGATCTCTTCGCCAGCGGACTGGTGCTCATCACGCCGCTGCGCATCGAGGCGCAGGAGGACGCCCAGTCGGGCCGCGCCCGCATCAACGTGATCGACGACGTGAAAGGGAACCGTCCCGCGGGGGTCCACGTGAAGGCCATCGGCAGCGCGGACAGCGAGTTCCGCTCCGGCGAGACCGACCTGCGCGGCGTGTTCATCGCCGACGGACTGCGCGGGCGCGTCACCGCCATCGCGCGGGACGAGTCGGCGCGGTACGCCTTCTTCCGCGGCGAGACGTGGCTCGGCGCGCCGGAGGATCGCGGTCGCGTCCCCGTGCAGCCAGCGCCGCAGCCCCAGAGCGTTGATTATCAGGGCAACCTGCGACTGCAGAACGACGCCCTGCAGCGTCAGAACCAGATGGAGTGGGACCAGCTCCGTCGCCAGCAGCCCGCTGGCGTGGAGGTGCAGCGGGCCAAGTGATGGGCCGCGGTTCAGGGAGTCCACCGATTTGGCGTGTCACGGCTCTGAGAGCCGTGCGGGTGTCATCCCGCGTTCGAGTGGGCGGCGCCCTTCGGTGGAGCATCGAATCAGGACTTGAACACAGGGCCCGCCTTGCACCGCCGGCACGCGCCACGGCCGAGACGGCCGTGGCACACTGGGGTGCACGGAAGTGACTTCTGGCTGGCAGCCGGGGAAGATTGGCCACGCGGCGCATGCCGCGCTGGTGGGAGCACCATGACCATCATCGAATCGGGCGTTTCGTTCACCGACATTCTCGCCGCGCGGGATCGCCTCGCGTCATACGCCCATCGCACGCCGGTGATGACCTGCCGCACCGTGGATGAGTTGGCGGGTCGTCGTGTGTTCTTCAAGTGCGAGAACTTCCAGCGCGTGGGAGCATTCAAGTTCCGGGGGGCGTGCAACGCGGTGATGAAACTGCCCCCGGAGATCGCGGCGCGGGGTGTGGTGACGCACTCGTCCGGCAACCACGCCCAGGCGCTGGCGCTGGCGGCGAGGTTGCGTGGAATCGCGGCGCACATCGTCATGCCGCGCACCGCGCCGGCCGTGAAGAAGCGGGCCGTGGCCGGCTATGGCGCAATGATCTACGAGTGCGAACCGACGCTTGCCGCCCGCGAGTCCGCCGCGGCGGAGGTGATCGCCCGCACCGGGGCGACGCTGATTCATCCGTACGACCACCCGGACGTGATCGCCGGGCAGGGGACGTGTGTGCTGGAGTTGATGGAGCAGGCATCGGCGCTTCAAGGCATCGAGGGACCGAGCCATCAAGGCATCAAGAACATGAGCCGCGACCGTGAGGGAGCGTCTTTCCCCTCACCCCCGGCCCCTCTCCCGGGGGGCGAGGGGCGCGGGCTGGACGCCATCATCGCGCCGGTGGGCGGCGGGGGGCTGATGTCGGGCACGTGCCTCGCCGTCCGTGGGTGTCAGTCATCAACCACCACCCGCCAGCCGATCCGCCTCTTCGGCGCCGAGCCCGCCGGGGCGGATGACGCGGCGCGCTCGCTGGCGGCGGGGCGGCTGATCCCCCAGACCGGGCCGAGGACCATCGCCGACGGGCTGCTCACCTCGCTCAGCGAGCGGACGTTCGGCATCATCTCGACGCACCTGGAACGGATCTTCACGGTCACCGACGACGAGATCATCCGCGCCATGCGACTGGTGTGGGAGCGGATGAAGATCATCATCGAGCCGTCCAGCGCGGCGCCGGTGGCGGCGATCCTGTCGGAGGCGTTCCGGTCGCTCGACGGGATCGATTCGATCGGCGTGATCCTGTCGGGGGGGAACGTGGACCTGGATCATCTCCCATGGGCCGTGCCCCGATCGTGATCGCGGCGGCGGCGATTGATGTGATATCCTGCGGGCATGGGCCAGATGACCAAGTTCCGTGGCCGCGGCTGCGCGGTCGTCCCGAGCATCCTGTGGATCGTGCTGGCGTCGGCGCTGATGGCCGCCGTGCCGCCGCAAGCGAAGGGCGATGACCTCGATGCATCCCTCTCGCCGATGCGGGCGCTCGTCGAGCGGTATGCGACAGACCTGAAACTGCTCGAACGCAAGTACCCGGTGCCGATGTCCGGCGAACGTCGTGAACGCCTGGCGGCATACTTCGCATCGTGGCGCGAGCGGCTCGACGCCGTCGAGTTCGAGCGACTCGACCGCGCCGGTCAGGTTGATCACGTGCTGCTGTCGTACGAAGTCGCCCGCGCGGCAAGGGAACTCGAGCATGAGCAGCGACGCCACGAGGAAGTTGCGCCGCTGCTGCCGTTCGCGCCCACGATCGTCGGCCTGGAGGAAGCGCGGCGGCGGATGGATCCGCTCAACCCGAGCGAGGCGGCGACCACGCTCGCGGGACTGACCGAGGCGATCGAAGCGGCGCAGAAGCACTGGACGGAGCGGTCCAAGCACGAAGGTGGGTCGGGAATCAAGCCCACCGCCGCCAACCGGGCGGCCCGCCTGGCGGAATCGCTGCAGCGCACCCTGCGAGAGTGGTACCGGTACTACGACGGCTACGACCCGCTCTTCACCTGGTGGGCCGCCGAGCCGTACGCCGACGCCGAGCGGGCGCTGCAGGGTTACGCGCGGTTCGTGCGCGGCACGCTGGCGGGGGTCGGCGCGGATGACGGGGACGCCATCATCGGCGATCCGATCGGGCGGGAGGCGCTGATCGACGCGCTGCGGTTCGAGATGATCCGCTTCACGCCCGAGCAACTCGTCGAGATCGCGCGGCGCGAGCACGAATGGTGCCTGCGCGAGATGAAGAAGGCCGCGAACGAACTGGGGCACGGCGAGGACTGGCACGCGGCGCTGGAGCACGTCAAAACGCTGCACGTGCAGCCGGGCGAGCAGCCAGAGTTGATCCGCAGGCAGGCGCTGGAGGCCATCGAGTTCGTCGAATCGCGCGACCTGCTCACCGTGCCCGACCTGGCCAAGGAAGGGTGGCGGATGGAGATGATGTCGCCGGAGCGGCAGAAGGTGAGCCCGTATTTCCTGGGGGGCGAGTCGATCATCGTGTCCTACCCGACCAACGCCATGAGCCACAAGGACAAGCTCATGTCGATGCGCGGCAACAACCCGTACTTCTGCCGCGCCGTGGTGCATCATGAACTGATCCCAGGCCACCACCTGCAGGGGTTCATGACCGACCGTTACAGCACGCACCGGCAGCTGTTCCGAACGCCGTTCTGGATCGAGGGCTGGGCGCTCTACTGGGAAATGCTGCTGTGGGATCTGGACTTTGCATCCACGCCCGAGCAGCGCATCGGCATGCTGTTCTGGCGCATGCACCGCTGCGCCCGCATCGTGTTCTCGCTCTCATTCCACCTCGAACAGATGACCGCGCAGCAGTGCATCGACTACCTCATCGAGAACGTGGGCCACGAGCCGATCCACGCCGAGGCGGAAGTGCGGCGGTCGGTGAGCGGTGACTACGGTCCGCTCTACCAGGCGGCGTATATGCTCGGGGGGCTGCAGTTCCGCGCCCTGCACAAGGAACTGGTCGCGTCAGGGAAGATGACGAACCGTCAGTTTCACGACGCCATCCTGCGTCTCGGCCCGATTCCGGTGGAGATGGTGCGGGCGTCGCTCATGCCGGATGTTCCGCTCTCCCGTGAGTTTGAGCCGTCGTGGGGGTTTTATGAGGGGATTGAGTGAAACGATCGCCAGCCCGGAGTACGGAAGCGTTTCCGAAATGCTGGTGTCAACATCCCGCCGCGTAGAATCCTTGGAATGTCCCTCACCTCCTACCGAGCATTCGTGATGGCGGTGGATCGCGTCGAGCGTCGATTGCGGGAAGTGACCGGCGCGCTGGGGCGCGAGGGCATCCCCTACGCCGTGGTGGGCGGCAACGCGGTGGCGGCGTGGGTGAGCCGGGCCGACCCGAGCGCGACGCGGACCACCAAGGACGTCGATCTCCTCGTCAACCGGCGCGATCTGGAACCCATCACGCGGGTAATGAAGACGCTCGGATTCGAGCGCGAGGACCTGCGATCGCTGGTGATGTTCATCGACCCCGAGGAGCCGAGCCGCAGGGCGGGCGTTCACCTCATCTGGGCTGGCGAGTTGGTCCGCCCGAGCTACGCCTGCCCCGCGCCGATGGTGAGCGAATCGGTGACCGATCCGCAGGGGTTCTCGGTGCTCGATCTGCCCGCGCTGGTGCGGATGAAACTGACTTCGCTGCGCGACATCGACCGCGTTCACATCGCCGACCTGGCGCGAGTCGGGTTGATTGACGAGTCGGTCCGTGCGTCGCTGCCGGACGCCCTTCGTGCGCGGCTCGATGAGATCGTCGCAACCATCGACGACGATCAACCCTGACTGTCAATGCTGGCCGGCGGCCACACTGACCGCTTGCGACACCGAAGAGCCCCCACCCCGGCCCTCTCCCGAGGAAAGAAGGAGTATCAGGTCGCGCAGGCGCCTCACACATCAAACATCATCCGCTCGGGGTGCTCGATGCACTCCTTCACGTGGACGAGGAAGCCCACCGACTCCGCGCCATCGACAATGCGGTGGTCGTACGACAGCGCCAGGTACATCATGGGCCTTAGCGCGATCTGGCCGGGGTGGTCGGGGTCTTCCACGGCGCGCTTCTTGATGGCGTGCATGCCCAGGATGGCTGACTGGGGCGGGTTGAGGATGGGCGTGGCCATGAGCGAGCCGAACACGCCGCCGTTGGTGATGGTGAACGTGCCGCCCTGCAGTTCGTCGAGCGTGAGTTTGCCGTCGCGGGCCCGTGCGGCCAGGTCTCGCACCGCCTTCTCGATGTCGGCGAAGGAGAGCAGGTGCGCGTCCCTGATGATGGGCACCGTCAGCCCCTTGTCCGTGCTCACCGCGATCGACAGGTCCACGTAGTTGTGGTGGACGATCGAATCCTCCTCGATGTAGGCGTTGATGCGCGGATACTTCGCCAGCGCCGAGCAGGCCGCCTTGACGAAGAAGGACATCAGGCCCAGCCCCACGCCGTGCTTCTTCTCGAACTGCTCCTTGAAGCGCGAACGAAGCGCCATGACGTTGGTCATGTCGGCTTCGTTGAAGGTGGTGAGCATGGCGGTGGTGTTCTTGGCGTACACCAGCCGCTCGGCGATGCGCTGCCGCAGCTTGGACATCTTCTCGCGGGTGTCGGCGCGGTTCTCCGAGCCGTGTGCGACGGGACGTGTCTCCGACCCGTGCGCGGCGGCGGGCTTCACCTTCGGCTCGGCGATGGCCGCGACCGGCGTCGTCTTGGCGTTGAGAACATCGTCCTTGGTCACACGACCGCCCGGGCCGGTGCCGCGCACGCCGCCCAGGTCGATCCCGCGCTCCTCGGCGATTTTGCGCGCCACGGACGTGGCCCGCACGCCCGCATCCGGCTCGCCGTTGGCGACGGCAACGGCGCTGGACGACGCGCTCGGCGTGGATGAGCCGGCGGCGACAACGGCCGTCGCGGCCGCGCCCCCCACGGCCCCCACGCCACCCACACTCGCCGCGCCTGCCCTGGGCTTCGCCGCCGCCGTGTCGATCGAGGCGACCACGGCGCCGATGGGCAGTTCCGACCCCGGCGCCGCGATGACGGTGATGACGCCGGCGTCGGCGGAGGGAACGTCAGTCGTGATCTTGTCCGACTCGATCTCGTAGAGCGGTTCGTCCTTCTCCACGTAGTCACCCGTGGACTTGTGCCACTTGGTGAGCACCACTTCGGTGATCGACTCGCCGAGGGACGGAATCGTGACATCGACGGGCATGAGCGGGGAGTCCTTTCTGTCGCCGGATCACCGGGTCCGTTGCTTCGTTCATCGCGCCGCGGAGATCGCGTGCGGCTCCGACGCGCCGGCGCCGGTCTTGGCGGCGATCACCGGTTCGGTGGGGGCAAGCGCACGGGCCAGGATGTCGGCCTGCTCCTCGGCGTGCATCTTGCTGGAACCCACCGCGGGCGAGGGGCTGGCGTCGCGCCCCACGTAGCCGACCGACACGTTCAGTTCCTCCCGCAGGGCGGCCTCGACGAAGCGATACGCGCCGCCGTTCTTCGTCTCCTCCTGCACCCACAGCACCTCGCGGGCGTTGCGGTAGCGCGCCAGGATGTCGCGGAGAACCTGGGTGGGGAAGGGGTAGACCTGCTCCAGCCGCACCAGCGCCACGTCCGCGCGTCCGGCGGTCTCCCGCTCGGATTTGAGTTCGTAGTAGATCTTGCCGGAGCAGAGGATCAGTCGCGTCACGTCCGCGGGACGGCTGATCGACGGGTCATCCAGCACCTCGTGGAAGCGCCCGGAGACCAGTTCCCGCACGGGGCTGACGGCCTCCTTGTGGCGGAGCATGCTCTTGGGCGTCATCACGATGAGCGGCTTGCGGAAGGGCCGCTTGAGCTGTCGTCGCAGCAGGTGGAAGATCTGCGCCGGCGTGGTGGGCTGCGCCACCTGCATGTTGTTGTCGGCGCAGAGCTGCAGGAAGCGCTCCAGCCGCGCGGAGGAGTGCTCCGGCCCCTGTCCTTCGCACCCGTGGGGCAGCAGCAGCACCAGCCCGGAGTGACGCTGCCACTTGAACTCGGCGGAGGCGATGAACTGGTCGATCATCACCTGCGCCCCGTTGGCGAAGTCGCCGAACTGCGCTTCCCAGATGATGAGCATCTTGGGGTCGGCCAGCGAGTAGCCATACTCGTACCCCACGCACGACTGCTCGGAAAGCGGGCTGTTGTGGATGCAGAACTTCGCCTGGTTGGGCGCGATGGCGTTGAGCGGCGTGTGCTGACGACCGGTGCGCGTGTCGGTGAGCACCGCGTGTCGGTGGGAGAAGGTGCCGCGCTCCACGTCCTGCCCAGTCAGGCGCACGGCGTGGCCCTCGAGCAGCAGCGTGCCGTAGGCGAGCAGTTCGCCCATGGCCCAGTCGAGGGGCGCGTCCTCCCCCACCGCGGCGCCGCGCTGCTGAAGGAGTTTCGCCAGTTTGCGGTGGGGGTTGAATCCCTCCGGCACAGCCCCCAGAGCGGCGCCGACCTGCCTGAGGGACTCCAGCGGCGCGGCGGTCGGGGCCGGTTCGTGCGAATAGGCGTTGGTCAGCCCAGACCAGATGCCGGAGAAGGGGTCAACGGCGGGATCGACCGGCTTCTCCTTCGTGCGCGTCTGGGCCACGTCCATCTCGGCGCGCATTTCCTCGCGCAGGGCGTCGCTCTCGGCGCGGGACATGACGCCTTCCTTCGCCAGCCGCTCGGCATAGACCTCGGCCACGGGGATCTTCTTCTCGATGCGCTCGTACATGAGCGGCTGCGTGAAGGCGGGCTCGTCCGCTTCGTTGTGCCCGTACTTGCGGTAGCACCACAGGTCGATGACCACGTCATTGTGGAAGGTCTGGCGGTACTCGAGGGCCAGCCGGGCCACGAAGGCGCAGGCCTCCGGATCGTCGCCGTTGACATGGAAGATGGGCGCCTCGACCATCTTGGCGACGTCGGTGCAATAGCGACCGCTGCGGCCGTCCTCGGGGTCGGTGGTGAAGCCCAGCTGGTTGTTGATGACGATGTGGATGGTGCCGCCCACGGTGTAGCCGCGCAGCGACATCATGTTGAAGCACTCGGCCACGATGCCCTGCCCGGCGAAAGCGGCGTCGCCGTGCATCAGGATCGGCACCACCTTATCACGCTGGGCTTCATTCCTGCGAAGCCGTTGCTTGGCGCGGCATCGGCCCAGCACCACGGGGTTGACGAACTCCAGGTGCGAGGGATTGCTGGCCATCGTCAGGTGGACCGAGTGTCCGGTGGAGGTGACGCGGTCGCAGGAATACCCCCGGTGGTACTTCACGTCGCCGCCGCCCTCGACGTAGTCCTCCACCCACGTTTCCTCGAAATCGGTGAAGAGCTGGTCGTAGGAGCGATTGAAGATGTTGACGAGCACGCTGGCGCGGCCGCGGTGGGCCATGCCCAGGGTGTATTCCTCGACGCCGTTGAGCGGGCCGAGTTCGACGATCTCATCCAGCATGGGGATGAGCGACTCGCCGCCCGACAGCGAAAACCACTTCTTACCCTTGTAGCGGGTATCCAGGAAGACCTCCAGCGCCGTGGCCTTGAGCAGCGACCGCAGGAAGCGGACCTTGTGCTCCTTCTCCACCGCCGGTCGGTTGCGGACGGTCTCCATGCGCTTCTGCAGCCAGCGGCGCTGCTCGCGGTCCTGGATGTGCATGTACTCCACGCCGATGACGCGGCAGTACGTGTCCTCCAGCACCCGGATGATGTCCTTGAGCCGGGAGGGGTTGTCGATGGGCAGGTGGCCGGGGTCGAAATATTCCTCCAGGTCGGCGTCGGTCAGCCCGAAGGACTCGAGCGTGAGCTGCTCGGGGAAGGGGCGCTCCACGCCCAGCGGATCAAGCTGGGCGGCCAGGTGCCCGATGTCGCGGTAGTGGTAGATGAGCGAATCAACGCGACCCTGCTTGGTGTGGGCCACGTCGATCGACGACCCCGTCAGCCGCCCGCCGCCAATACCGGCGGCATCGGGCGCCGGACGCTCGCCGGCGGCGCGCACGCCGAGGTCGAATCCCTGGAAGAACTGCCTCCAGGGCTCATCGACGCTCCCCGGATCGGCTGTCCAGCGTTGATACTGGGTCTCAATGAACTCGGCGTTCCATCCGTTGACGGACATGTCGGGCCGCTCGATGGGCATGATGAACTCCGCGCCACGCGGGGCGCTGCTTCCTGATGAGCGATTCTAGTCGATTCCTGAAAAAAGACGACGCTGGGGAGAACCTGTCGGTGGCGTGCCGGGATGAGGAACACAGGCGGGACGCCCGTGCCACTGGACGCCTCCGCCATTGGACGCCTGGACCGCTGATCCCTTGGGTCACAGCAGCGCCACGGGGTCCACATCCACTGCGGTGCGGGCGTCCGCCACCAGCAGCCCGGCGTTGCGGGCGTCGGTCAGCAGGCGTTGCAGCGTGCCGGGCGATGAGGCCAGCACCTCCACCTGCTGCCGGTGGAAGCCGGCGATCCGCGAAATCGGGCAGGGGGATGGGCCGCGCACCCGAACCCCTTCCGGAGCGCGGCTGCGCAGATGAACCGCCAGGGCGTTGGCGGAGGCGACCGCCTCCGCCAGGTCTTCATCCCGCACCACAATGCGGGCCAGTCGAGTCGTCGGCGGCAGCCCATTTCGCTCGCGGATGGCCAGTTCCGCCTTGGCGAAGCCCTCGTAGTCGTGCCTGGCTGCCAGCCGGATGGGGAGCGCGTCCGGCTGGAAACTCTGCACCACCACGCGTCCCGGCTCGCTCCCTCGACCGGCCCGTCCCGCCACCTGGCTGACAAGTTGAAACGTCCGCTCGGACGCCCGGAAGTC includes the following:
- a CDS encoding 2-oxoglutarate dehydrogenase E1 component produces the protein MSVNGWNAEFIETQYQRWTADPGSVDEPWRQFFQGFDLGVRAAGERPAPDAAGIGGGRLTGSSIDVAHTKQGRVDSLIYHYRDIGHLAAQLDPLGVERPFPEQLTLESFGLTDADLEEYFDPGHLPIDNPSRLKDIIRVLEDTYCRVIGVEYMHIQDREQRRWLQKRMETVRNRPAVEKEHKVRFLRSLLKATALEVFLDTRYKGKKWFSLSGGESLIPMLDEIVELGPLNGVEEYTLGMAHRGRASVLVNIFNRSYDQLFTDFEETWVEDYVEGGGDVKYHRGYSCDRVTSTGHSVHLTMASNPSHLEFVNPVVLGRCRAKQRLRRNEAQRDKVVPILMHGDAAFAGQGIVAECFNMMSLRGYTVGGTIHIVINNQLGFTTDPEDGRSGRYCTDVAKMVEAPIFHVNGDDPEACAFVARLALEYRQTFHNDVVIDLWCYRKYGHNEADEPAFTQPLMYERIEKKIPVAEVYAERLAKEGVMSRAESDALREEMRAEMDVAQTRTKEKPVDPAVDPFSGIWSGLTNAYSHEPAPTAAPLESLRQVGAALGAVPEGFNPHRKLAKLLQQRGAAVGEDAPLDWAMGELLAYGTLLLEGHAVRLTGQDVERGTFSHRHAVLTDTRTGRQHTPLNAIAPNQAKFCIHNSPLSEQSCVGYEYGYSLADPKMLIIWEAQFGDFANGAQVMIDQFIASAEFKWQRHSGLVLLLPHGCEGQGPEHSSARLERFLQLCADNNMQVAQPTTPAQIFHLLRRQLKRPFRKPLIVMTPKSMLRHKEAVSPVRELVSGRFHEVLDDPSISRPADVTRLILCSGKIYYELKSERETAGRADVALVRLEQVYPFPTQVLRDILARYRNAREVLWVQEETKNGGAYRFVEAALREELNVSVGYVGRDASPSPAVGSSKMHAEEQADILARALAPTEPVIAAKTGAGASEPHAISAAR